A single region of the Candidatus Zymogenus saltonus genome encodes:
- a CDS encoding FeoB-associated Cys-rich membrane protein, giving the protein MWDIIIVFSVVLLASFYIIRRIVKALSLKDGASGCGSCPMSGNCAMYVKGEGCEKK; this is encoded by the coding sequence ATGTGGGATATAATTATTGTTTTTTCCGTGGTGCTATTGGCTTCCTTCTACATTATCCGAAGGATAGTCAAGGCCCTCTCATTAAAAGACGGCGCAAGCGGCTGCGGCTCGTGCCCGATGTCGGGAAACTGCGCCATGTATGTGAAGGGCGAAGGGTGCGAAAAAAAGTGA
- the feoB gene encoding ferrous iron transport protein B: protein MSVINVAIAGNPNSGKTTIFNALTGSRHMVGNYPGITVEKKEGKIKIEGREVNFIDLPGTYSLTAYSLEELVARNFIVEEKPDMVVDIIDSSNLERSLYLAVQLMEMNVPLILAFNMTDLAELRGIEINVEELSGLLGIPIVKTIGNKKTGLDQLKRTIVMVAEGKIESTPSKIYYEDRVEEEIARLAEIIEKSSLSESGFSPQWLAVKLLEHDTEVEKRLSEDEKWEEIETALEGSRENLLKVLKEDSVNLIAEGRYGFIKGTMKKAVRHIREDHIIVSDKIDKVLLNNLLGIPIFVGVMYIVFQGVFKWAGPFMDLIDAFFGWMGSVAALIIPEGLIQSLVVDGIIGGVGGVLIFLPQILFLFFFIALLEGSGYMARAAFIMDRVMEKFGLNGKAFVPLLSSFACAIPGIMATRTIESEKGRLVTMLLAPLMSCSARLPVYTLMISALIPQKKIFGGLIDAQGFTLFSLYFGGILVAMVMALIFKATILKGESPPLVIELPPYRIPTLKEIFVQMWDRSKHYVQKAGTIILAISIVIWFLFTFPRNPDTKVDYDKLRENRKTEFVQETGFKPGALEEGGDLYDKYLPYAEFDKAVEEGGFEEGDEGYKSAKDTLDKELSVLKAESPDLFDAVSVYREKYLPDIEEIDNKEAMELFSLSYGGKVGRGIEPVFRPLGMDWRLSVAMVASFAAKEVFVAAMGTLYSLGGEVGAESKALIQSVRDDPLFAGRAGILLAIVVMVFSLLSTPCMATVAVVKQESGSWGWAGFLVLYTLVLAWIVCFTIWQGGRLVLEL, encoded by the coding sequence ATGAGCGTTATTAATGTGGCGATAGCCGGAAACCCAAACAGCGGAAAAACCACCATCTTCAACGCCCTGACGGGTTCGAGACATATGGTGGGGAACTACCCCGGCATTACAGTGGAGAAGAAGGAGGGAAAGATAAAAATCGAGGGGAGGGAGGTAAATTTCATCGACCTTCCGGGGACATACAGCCTTACCGCCTATTCCCTCGAGGAGTTAGTGGCGAGGAATTTCATAGTCGAGGAAAAGCCGGACATGGTGGTCGACATCATCGACTCCTCGAACCTCGAGCGGAGCCTCTACCTCGCCGTTCAGCTTATGGAGATGAACGTTCCACTGATCCTGGCCTTCAACATGACAGACCTTGCGGAGCTGAGGGGGATCGAGATTAATGTTGAAGAGCTCTCCGGGCTCCTTGGCATTCCGATAGTGAAAACAATCGGCAACAAGAAGACGGGCTTGGATCAGCTCAAGCGGACGATCGTTATGGTCGCCGAGGGAAAGATCGAGTCGACTCCGAGCAAGATATATTATGAAGACAGGGTGGAAGAGGAGATAGCGAGGCTCGCGGAGATCATAGAAAAGTCGTCCCTTTCGGAATCAGGATTCTCCCCCCAGTGGCTCGCGGTAAAGCTCCTGGAGCACGACACAGAGGTGGAAAAGAGGCTGTCGGAAGATGAAAAATGGGAGGAGATAGAGACCGCCCTTGAAGGGAGCAGGGAAAACCTGCTGAAGGTTCTCAAGGAGGACTCGGTAAACCTGATAGCCGAGGGACGCTACGGATTTATCAAGGGCACGATGAAGAAGGCGGTAAGACACATCAGAGAGGATCACATAATCGTGTCCGACAAGATCGACAAGGTTCTCCTGAATAACCTCCTCGGGATTCCGATATTCGTCGGCGTGATGTACATAGTCTTTCAGGGCGTCTTCAAATGGGCGGGCCCCTTTATGGATTTAATCGACGCCTTTTTCGGATGGATGGGGAGCGTCGCCGCACTCATAATCCCGGAGGGATTGATCCAGAGCCTTGTTGTCGACGGGATCATCGGGGGCGTGGGGGGGGTCCTTATTTTTCTCCCCCAGATACTCTTCCTCTTTTTCTTCATCGCGCTTTTGGAGGGCTCCGGCTACATGGCCAGGGCGGCGTTCATCATGGACAGGGTCATGGAGAAGTTCGGGCTGAACGGGAAGGCCTTCGTCCCGCTCCTCTCGTCCTTCGCCTGCGCCATCCCCGGGATAATGGCGACGAGGACGATCGAGTCGGAAAAGGGGAGGCTTGTCACGATGCTCCTGGCCCCCCTTATGTCCTGCTCGGCCAGACTCCCCGTCTACACACTTATGATCTCGGCCCTGATACCGCAGAAGAAGATATTCGGGGGGCTGATCGACGCCCAGGGATTCACGCTCTTCTCCCTCTACTTCGGGGGAATCCTGGTGGCGATGGTGATGGCCCTTATATTCAAGGCCACGATATTAAAAGGGGAGTCCCCGCCCCTCGTAATCGAGCTTCCACCCTACAGGATTCCGACGCTGAAGGAGATTTTCGTGCAGATGTGGGATCGTTCGAAGCACTATGTCCAGAAGGCGGGGACGATCATCCTCGCCATATCGATAGTCATCTGGTTTCTCTTCACCTTCCCCAGAAATCCCGATACAAAGGTCGACTACGACAAGCTGAGGGAAAATAGAAAGACCGAGTTTGTACAGGAGACCGGATTCAAGCCGGGCGCCCTCGAAGAGGGGGGCGATCTTTACGACAAATACCTGCCTTACGCCGAATTCGACAAGGCGGTCGAGGAGGGGGGATTCGAGGAGGGGGACGAGGGATACAAATCGGCAAAGGATACCCTCGACAAAGAGCTGTCGGTACTCAAGGCGGAAAGTCCCGACCTGTTCGATGCGGTTTCCGTCTACAGGGAAAAGTACCTCCCCGACATCGAGGAGATCGACAACAAAGAGGCGATGGAGCTCTTCTCCCTCTCCTACGGCGGCAAGGTAGGCAGGGGGATAGAGCCTGTATTTAGGCCGCTGGGGATGGACTGGCGGCTTTCCGTTGCTATGGTTGCGTCCTTTGCGGCAAAGGAGGTGTTCGTGGCGGCGATGGGAACGCTCTACTCCCTCGGCGGGGAAGTCGGGGCGGAGAGCAAGGCCCTCATCCAGTCGGTGAGAGACGACCCCCTCTTTGCGGGAAGGGCGGGGATCCTCCTCGCAATTGTCGTCATGGTCTTTTCCCTCCTGTCGACGCCCTGCATGGCCACGGTGGCAGTGGTGAAGCAGGAGTCGGGGAGCTGGGGATGGGCCGGATTTTTGGTCCTTTACACCTTAGTTTTGGCTTGGATCGTCTGCTTCACCATCTGGCAGGGGGGAAGGCTGGTCCTGGAGCTCTAA